In one Candidatus Paceibacterota bacterium genomic region, the following are encoded:
- a CDS encoding DUF4239 domain-containing protein, with translation MSGTLIALITAGCVFSGTLIGLALSKLLPAHHLTADSKDAVKMGAGMITMMAALVLGLLVSSAKSTFDSTNAAITQVGAKVILMDRLLANYGPETKEVRETLRRMVTAGIEMLWPEESPTELGVMSFERAAAMEKLLQQMRGLKPQTGAQQALQAQALALGNEILLTRWLQIEQAYVPLPLPFVVILLFWLTLLYTSFGLLAPRNATVLTIMFLGALAVATALFLIVEMNRPMAGAIKVSSAPMRNALEHIGR, from the coding sequence ATGAGTGGGACGTTGATCGCCTTGATTACCGCCGGGTGCGTTTTTAGTGGCACGTTGATCGGCCTGGCGCTTAGCAAACTCCTGCCGGCACATCATCTGACCGCCGATTCAAAGGATGCCGTCAAGATGGGAGCGGGCATGATCACGATGATGGCCGCGCTGGTCCTGGGTTTGCTGGTCAGTTCCGCCAAGAGCACCTTCGACTCGACCAATGCAGCCATCACGCAAGTCGGCGCAAAGGTCATTCTGATGGACCGCCTGCTGGCGAACTATGGCCCGGAAACCAAAGAAGTCCGCGAGACGTTGCGCCGGATGGTCACCGCGGGCATCGAGATGCTATGGCCGGAAGAGAGTCCCACGGAGCTGGGCGTGATGAGCTTTGAGCGCGCCGCTGCAATGGAGAAGCTGTTGCAGCAGATGCGGGGGCTGAAGCCGCAAACCGGGGCTCAGCAAGCCTTGCAGGCGCAGGCATTGGCACTGGGCAACGAAATACTGCTCACCCGCTGGCTGCAGATTGAACAGGCCTATGTTCCACTGCCGCTGCCTTTCGTGGTCATCCTGCTTTTTTGGCTGACGCTGCTCTACACCAGCTTCGGGCTGCTGGCGCCGCGCAATGCCACGGTGCTTACCATAATGTTCCTGGGCGCCCTGGCGGTGGCGACGGCGCTGTTCCTGATCGTGGAGATGAATCGCCCGATGGCCGGAGCCATCAAGGTATCCAGTGCCCCAATGCGAAACGCGTTGGAGCACATAGGCCGGTAG
- a CDS encoding response regulator, whose protein sequence is MPDSTAKRKTLLFVDDEQAFLASIQEIFSRMAHGNWDIHTAQNHAQALALLDKQQVDVVVLDIGMPGMDGIQFLQLLGRTHPGQQVAMLTGRMTEENRKESQESGALLFLEKPITPDGFASVFAALDALAGAQPQTGFRGMMRRVGLHEVLQVECLGRKSSVLEIFTGKVRGRIFISDGAIVHAESGTLGGEMALYGLLALRGGEFNLLPYAEPPHRTIEGQWESLLMEAARLSDEGQQAQEPEAIAPPRIEPGEESVAADIESSVCETYIQEIVLCSGTGEVLYEWQSKSLEQQLYLLEQLEQHAAQVGALAPVGRFDRLEILAQDERIVCQVLPDRRVWVRSVRAKEDLA, encoded by the coding sequence ATGCCAGACTCAACCGCCAAACGAAAAACGCTGTTGTTCGTGGACGATGAGCAGGCGTTTCTCGCCAGTATTCAGGAGATTTTCTCCCGGATGGCGCACGGCAACTGGGACATCCATACCGCCCAAAACCACGCCCAGGCGCTGGCGCTCTTGGACAAACAGCAGGTGGATGTGGTGGTGCTGGACATCGGCATGCCGGGGATGGACGGCATACAATTCCTCCAGTTGCTGGGGCGCACGCATCCGGGCCAGCAGGTAGCGATGTTGACCGGGCGGATGACCGAGGAGAACCGCAAGGAAAGCCAGGAGAGCGGTGCCTTGTTGTTCCTCGAGAAGCCGATCACACCAGACGGGTTTGCGAGTGTCTTCGCCGCGCTGGATGCGCTGGCCGGGGCTCAACCACAGACGGGCTTCCGCGGCATGATGCGGCGGGTGGGCTTGCACGAGGTGCTTCAGGTGGAATGCCTGGGCCGCAAGTCCTCTGTGCTGGAGATCTTCACCGGCAAGGTGAGGGGGCGAATCTTCATCAGTGACGGCGCGATTGTTCATGCGGAGTCGGGCACACTAGGGGGGGAAATGGCGCTCTACGGTCTGCTGGCATTGCGCGGGGGAGAGTTTAACCTGCTGCCGTACGCGGAGCCGCCGCATCGCACAATCGAAGGCCAATGGGAATCCCTGCTGATGGAAGCGGCGCGATTGTCGGACGAAGGCCAGCAGGCCCAGGAACCGGAAGCCATCGCCCCTCCCCGGATTGAGCCTGGTGAAGAATCGGTGGCGGCAGACATAGAGTCATCGGTCTGCGAGACTTACATCCAAGAAATAGTCCTGTGCTCTGGGACAGGCGAGGTGCTTTATGAATGGCAAAGCAAGTCATTGGAGCAGCAACTGTATTTGCTGGAGCAACTCGAGCAGCACGCGGCGCAGGTGGGCGCCCTGGCCCCGGTAGGCCGTTTTGACCGCCTGGAAATCCTGGCTCAAGACGAGCGCATCGTCTGCCAGGTGCTCCCCGACCGGCGGGTGTGGGTGCGGAGCGTCAGAGCGAAGGAGGACCTCGCATGA
- a CDS encoding HEAT repeat domain-containing protein produces the protein MLWFTHCRLKLQIAASRRKAVAKLSEAPPPGSLGVLTSALKDRDPEVRRLAAAGLGKLQGKRRIEPLLRALKDPNAEVLNAAILALKRIPDRRVDPALVPLLRHADAVVRSCTAQVLGLRGWQPAKGEDEMWYLIAKGQCLRAASFGVTALAPLETVLNSGTYSLRVAAAQALAEIGDQRAIPPLLRALQSEDAMVCAAAVDALARVGGPEVGGPIMAMLHHKNSHVRAVAAEALGTLGIASAAEPLRALLADPAWDVRLAAVQTLGRRKDSETVEALTRSLNDKDDDVREATTMALGSIGDRRAIGPLVLALTDSTSGVRRMAAAALSRIDENWNASTEAQAMVDVLKPGLNNRDSDVRRLVRQLLVSLGAEEPEAVPSDPVWEMSISTAEKRRKLAVNLFLAILGDADRDLRQAAADALGRLGEHRAEGALARALRDPDAAVRSAAARALQAITEAQATAEGRF, from the coding sequence ATGCTTTGGTTCACCCATTGCCGGCTGAAGTTACAAATCGCCGCATCCCGCCGCAAAGCGGTCGCCAAGCTCTCCGAAGCGCCTCCTCCAGGCTCGCTCGGAGTGCTGACGAGTGCGCTGAAAGACCGGGATCCGGAAGTCCGGCGGTTAGCCGCCGCCGGGCTGGGCAAATTGCAGGGGAAGCGGCGCATCGAGCCCTTGCTGCGGGCCTTAAAGGACCCGAACGCGGAGGTGCTCAACGCGGCCATCCTCGCGCTCAAACGAATTCCGGATCGGCGAGTTGATCCGGCGCTGGTGCCGCTGCTGCGTCACGCGGATGCGGTTGTGCGCAGTTGCACGGCGCAGGTGCTCGGTCTCAGGGGGTGGCAGCCCGCCAAGGGCGAGGATGAAATGTGGTACCTGATCGCCAAGGGACAGTGCCTGCGGGCCGCGTCTTTTGGCGTCACCGCCCTGGCGCCCCTGGAAACGGTGCTCAACTCGGGCACTTACAGCTTGCGTGTGGCCGCGGCGCAGGCGCTGGCCGAAATTGGGGATCAGCGCGCCATTCCCCCGCTGCTCAGAGCGCTCCAATCAGAAGATGCAATGGTCTGCGCGGCAGCGGTGGATGCGCTGGCGCGGGTCGGAGGCCCGGAGGTCGGCGGACCGATCATGGCCATGCTGCACCACAAGAACAGCCATGTGCGCGCGGTCGCCGCGGAAGCCCTGGGCACTTTGGGGATCGCATCGGCAGCGGAGCCCCTGCGCGCGCTGCTGGCCGATCCCGCGTGGGATGTGCGCCTTGCCGCAGTCCAGACGCTGGGCCGGCGCAAAGACAGCGAGACCGTGGAAGCCCTCACACGGTCGCTTAACGACAAGGACGATGACGTGCGGGAGGCCACAACGATGGCGCTGGGGAGCATCGGCGACCGGCGCGCGATCGGGCCGCTGGTACTGGCGCTTACGGATTCGACCAGCGGTGTCCGGCGCATGGCTGCCGCGGCGCTGTCGCGCATTGACGAGAATTGGAACGCCTCGACCGAGGCGCAGGCTATGGTGGACGTGCTCAAGCCCGGCTTGAACAATCGGGACTCGGATGTGCGCCGCCTGGTCAGGCAGTTGCTGGTCAGCCTGGGGGCGGAGGAGCCAGAGGCTGTTCCCAGCGACCCGGTCTGGGAAATGTCCATCTCGACGGCGGAGAAGCGCCGCAAGCTGGCGGTCAACCTGTTCCTGGCGATCCTGGGCGACGCGGACCGCGACTTGCGGCAGGCCGCGGCCGACGCGCTGGGACGGTTGGGCGAGCACCGGGCCGAGGGAGCGCTGGCGCGCGCCTTGCGCGATCCCGATGCCGCGGTACGGTCGGCGGCGGCGCGCGCACTGCAGGCCATCACGGAGGCGCAGGCCACTGCGGAGGGTCGGTTCTAA
- a CDS encoding HEAT repeat domain-containing protein, producing METQRLAEAEAAVRAIGARKALPTLVSLVKTRDTPIRAWTIEKAERYRLGFPGLRSALDCQLQGIAGFEVLGTNCAAAVGELTKLLDDKELDFVAVRCLDSIGKAAEGALLQCLTNKNWQVRQRSVAALASATDDVEVYVNRIRPLLNDVEPGVRFATVEAIGYQTEAPELAVPLLTSVLHDSDDGVASRAAGGLSGFGTNALSAFSTLTNLVIAGRDGQCRAALKALAVISPVRALPILSNAVVNGRPPTMGTALKELKSIAPELALKMTLAELRSADAGRRPIALNVAGTYAVETPGIAEALKFAATDPDPEIARQALRTMRQMLQKQREKAGLNVRIPNEPVYQGKTLGEWLAMRKEGWELSTNALTALRQMGTNVVPALLARLTYKDPVFNLDDYEVSMEAATALMVLGDQAKPALPTLAALIDRENRDVALRAMIATLGAGADAIPCLMKGLTNRFADVRGEAAHFLTEWGAQFPEQRKQAIPYVARLLNDPDEHVRMGATNDLKELDPQAAAHAGIKWDRLPR from the coding sequence ATGGAAACCCAACGGCTCGCCGAGGCCGAAGCAGCCGTCCGCGCCATTGGAGCACGAAAGGCTTTGCCGACGCTGGTAAGCCTGGTCAAGACCAGGGACACTCCGATCCGTGCCTGGACAATCGAGAAGGCCGAAAGGTACCGGCTAGGGTTCCCAGGCTTGCGTTCAGCACTAGACTGCCAGTTGCAGGGCATTGCCGGATTCGAAGTGCTGGGCACAAATTGTGCCGCCGCGGTTGGAGAACTGACCAAACTGCTTGACGACAAGGAACTGGACTTTGTTGCCGTCCGATGCCTGGACTCTATCGGCAAAGCCGCGGAAGGCGCCTTGCTTCAATGTCTCACGAACAAGAATTGGCAAGTCAGGCAGCGGAGCGTGGCGGCGTTGGCCTCAGCGACCGATGACGTCGAGGTTTACGTTAACCGGATAAGGCCCCTGTTGAATGATGTCGAGCCGGGTGTGCGGTTCGCCACCGTTGAGGCCATCGGGTATCAAACTGAGGCTCCGGAGTTGGCTGTTCCGCTTCTGACATCTGTGCTGCACGATTCTGACGATGGTGTTGCCTCCAGGGCGGCAGGCGGTCTGTCCGGCTTCGGCACCAACGCTTTGAGCGCCTTCTCCACGCTTACCAACCTGGTGATAGCGGGCAGGGATGGCCAGTGCAGGGCGGCGTTGAAAGCGCTGGCGGTGATTAGCCCCGTCAGGGCACTCCCAATTCTAAGCAATGCGGTGGTGAACGGAAGGCCGCCCACCATGGGCACAGCCTTAAAGGAGTTGAAATCCATCGCCCCGGAGCTGGCCTTGAAGATGACGCTGGCCGAATTGCGCTCAGCCGATGCCGGCAGGCGGCCGATAGCGCTCAATGTGGCCGGGACCTACGCGGTCGAGACTCCGGGAATCGCCGAAGCTCTCAAATTCGCCGCCACGGACCCCGATCCTGAAATCGCCCGCCAGGCGCTTAGGACAATGCGGCAGATGCTGCAGAAGCAAAGAGAGAAGGCCGGTCTGAATGTGCGAATCCCCAACGAGCCAGTCTATCAGGGCAAAACTTTGGGAGAGTGGTTAGCCATGCGAAAGGAGGGCTGGGAGCTTTCCACAAACGCACTCACCGCACTGCGGCAAATGGGGACGAACGTGGTTCCTGCGCTACTGGCGCGCCTCACCTACAAGGACCCGGTATTCAATCTCGATGACTACGAAGTCAGCATGGAGGCCGCCACGGCTTTGATGGTGCTGGGCGACCAAGCCAAACCCGCCTTGCCCACCCTGGCCGCTCTGATAGACCGCGAGAATCGAGATGTGGCTCTGCGGGCGATGATCGCTACGCTGGGTGCGGGCGCGGATGCTATACCTTGTTTAATGAAGGGACTGACCAACCGATTCGCGGATGTGCGCGGCGAAGCCGCCCATTTCCTGACCGAATGGGGCGCACAGTTTCCGGAGCAGCGCAAGCAAGCAATTCCCTACGTGGCTAGATTGCTGAACGATCCGGACGAACATGTCCGGATGGGTGCAACCAACGATCTGAAGGAACTTGATCCGCAAGCCGCAGCCCACGCGGGAATCAAATGGGATCGCCTCCCCCGATAG
- a CDS encoding thymidine phosphorylase, which yields MNFLPLIEAKREGHSLEPAQINAFIADYTAGEIPDYQVAAFLMAVYFRGLSTTETKALTLAMRDSGDVLRFPKDPRPLVDKHSTGGVGDKVSLPLAPLLACLGFRVPMISGRGLGITGGTLDKLDSIPGFRSLPPTERIVDIVQTVGCVICGQTARMVPADKALYALRDATATVPSIPLIVASILSKKLAESLEALVLTVMCGVAAFMPTLEKARELARALVALANEAGVVTRALLTNMHTPIGRSAGNWLEVKESVQCLEGRGPDDLRELVLACAAHLLVQTGKAKTPDAALKQAADCLASGKPLEKWNEMIVAQGADLAAFHRKLPLDHTAPVVMELKAPASGFVSRCDARIIGEAVRDLGGGRFTKESSINYDVGVDAIVKPGEAIQAGGVLARIHAADQAQAEAASALLEKAFDITEPPPAAQPLIAEVM from the coding sequence GTGAACTTCCTTCCCCTCATCGAAGCGAAACGAGAAGGGCATAGCCTGGAGCCCGCCCAGATCAATGCATTCATCGCCGACTACACGGCCGGCGAGATTCCGGATTACCAGGTAGCGGCGTTCCTCATGGCTGTTTACTTTCGCGGCTTGAGCACCACCGAGACCAAGGCCCTCACCCTGGCCATGCGGGACTCCGGCGACGTGCTGCGTTTCCCCAAGGATCCGCGCCCGTTGGTGGACAAACATTCCACCGGCGGGGTAGGGGACAAGGTCTCGCTGCCGCTCGCCCCGCTGCTCGCGTGCCTGGGCTTTCGTGTGCCCATGATCTCCGGCCGGGGGCTCGGCATCACCGGCGGCACGCTCGACAAGCTCGACTCCATTCCCGGCTTCCGCAGCCTGCCTCCGACCGAGCGCATTGTTGATATCGTCCAAACCGTCGGCTGCGTTATCTGCGGCCAGACCGCCCGCATGGTTCCGGCCGACAAAGCCCTCTACGCCCTGCGCGACGCGACCGCCACCGTTCCCTCTATCCCGCTCATCGTCGCCTCCATCCTTTCGAAGAAGCTGGCCGAGAGCCTGGAAGCCCTGGTGCTGACCGTGATGTGCGGCGTGGCGGCCTTCATGCCCACCCTGGAAAAGGCGCGTGAGCTGGCGCGAGCGTTGGTGGCCCTGGCCAACGAAGCCGGGGTCGTCACCCGCGCGCTGCTTACGAACATGCATACCCCGATCGGCCGCTCCGCCGGCAACTGGCTGGAGGTGAAAGAATCCGTCCAATGTCTGGAGGGCCGGGGACCTGACGACCTCCGTGAACTGGTGCTCGCTTGCGCTGCGCATCTGCTGGTCCAAACCGGCAAAGCCAAAACCCCCGATGCCGCCCTGAAGCAGGCGGCGGACTGCCTTGCCTCGGGCAAACCACTCGAGAAATGGAACGAGATGATCGTCGCTCAAGGCGCGGATCTCGCCGCCTTCCACCGGAAGCTGCCCCTGGATCACACCGCGCCGGTGGTGATGGAATTGAAGGCGCCGGCCTCAGGCTTTGTCTCACGTTGCGACGCTCGCATCATTGGCGAGGCGGTGCGTGACCTGGGTGGAGGGCGCTTCACCAAAGAGTCGTCCATTAACTACGACGTGGGGGTGGACGCTATTGTCAAACCCGGGGAGGCCATCCAGGCTGGCGGCGTGCTGGCGCGCATCCATGCCGCCGACCAGGCACAGGCGGAGGCGGCTAGCGCCCTGCTGGAGAAGGCATTCGACATCACCGAGCCGCCGCCTGCCGCCCAGCCGCTTATCGCAGAAGTCATGTAA
- a CDS encoding sigma-70 family RNA polymerase sigma factor: MSLQAHQTSACAISPAEDPPTPLNVANLTRRMAAGDEPAYRAFYDAYFNRLWRYLLVVTAGDEDATREALQSTLVRIVRHIKVFPSDAVFWSWLTVLARSALSDQARKRRRYLAFLDRFTWHARVQQSAPGDPEAEARLDDLLEDSLGALPFDERKLVEAKYFERRSVREIAADLNLSEKAVESRLVRIRQRLKVVLLDGLKHE, encoded by the coding sequence TTGAGCCTTCAAGCGCATCAAACCAGCGCCTGCGCCATTTCGCCGGCCGAAGACCCGCCGACGCCGTTGAACGTCGCCAACTTGACGCGCCGCATGGCTGCCGGGGACGAACCGGCATATCGCGCTTTCTATGACGCCTACTTCAATCGCTTGTGGCGCTACCTCCTGGTCGTCACCGCCGGTGACGAGGACGCCACGCGGGAGGCGCTGCAATCCACCCTGGTTCGCATTGTTCGACACATCAAGGTCTTTCCCAGCGACGCCGTCTTCTGGAGTTGGCTCACGGTCCTGGCCCGAAGCGCCCTCAGCGACCAGGCCCGCAAGCGACGGCGCTACCTCGCCTTCCTGGACCGGTTCACCTGGCACGCCCGCGTGCAGCAGTCGGCGCCGGGTGATCCGGAGGCCGAGGCCAGACTGGACGACCTGCTCGAAGACAGCTTGGGCGCACTGCCTTTCGATGAGCGGAAGCTGGTTGAAGCGAAGTACTTCGAGCGCCGCTCCGTCCGCGAGATCGCCGCGGATCTCAACCTCTCCGAGAAGGCCGTCGAGTCTCGGTTGGTTCGCATCCGCCAGAGACTCAAGGTCGTCCTGCTGGATGGGCTGAAGCATGAATAA
- a CDS encoding sugar phosphate isomerase/epimerase family protein produces MKNPYLQLSRREMLRRLVQTTTGVAVAGNCAPLFAAPAKRRFKIGACDWSIGKMADPAAFEVAKEIGLDGVQVSLGTAANDMHLRKAEVQQQYKEAAKRTAVEVASLAIGELNNTPYKSDPRTVQWVSDSIDVCKALGVRVVLLAFFSKGDLRDDAAGVDEVVRRLKAVAPKAERARVILGIESWLSAEQHLDILDRVGSKAVQVYYDVCNSTDRGYDIYQEIRKLGKRICELHAKENGSLLGQGKVDFQKVRAALDDIGYRGWVQIEGAVPAGKPMLESYQANCKFLRGVLA; encoded by the coding sequence ATGAAGAATCCTTACCTGCAACTTTCCCGCCGGGAGATGCTTAGGCGGTTGGTTCAAACCACAACCGGCGTGGCAGTGGCAGGGAACTGCGCCCCGCTGTTTGCGGCCCCGGCGAAGCGGCGATTCAAGATCGGCGCTTGTGATTGGTCCATCGGCAAGATGGCCGACCCGGCGGCTTTTGAGGTCGCGAAGGAGATCGGCCTCGACGGGGTGCAAGTCAGCCTCGGCACCGCGGCGAACGACATGCACCTGCGAAAGGCGGAGGTGCAGCAGCAGTACAAGGAAGCGGCGAAGCGGACCGCTGTGGAAGTCGCCTCCCTGGCCATCGGCGAGTTGAACAACACTCCCTACAAGAGCGATCCGCGCACCGTCCAGTGGGTGAGCGACAGTATTGATGTCTGCAAGGCACTCGGGGTGCGCGTGGTGCTGCTGGCCTTCTTCAGCAAAGGCGATTTGCGCGACGACGCGGCGGGGGTTGATGAAGTGGTGCGGCGGCTCAAGGCAGTCGCCCCCAAGGCGGAGAGAGCGCGCGTCATTCTGGGCATCGAAAGCTGGCTCAGCGCCGAGCAGCACCTCGATATCCTGGACCGTGTGGGGTCGAAGGCGGTGCAGGTCTATTACGACGTGTGCAACTCGACCGACCGCGGCTACGACATCTACCAGGAGATTCGCAAGCTGGGCAAACGCATCTGCGAGCTGCACGCGAAGGAGAACGGCTCCTTGCTGGGCCAGGGCAAGGTGGATTTTCAGAAGGTGCGAGCCGCGCTGGACGACATCGGCTACCGCGGGTGGGTGCAAATCGAAGGGGCGGTTCCCGCCGGCAAGCCGATGCTTGAAAGCTACCAGGCCAACTGCAAGTTCCTGCGCGGCGTCCTGGCGTAG
- the pyrF gene encoding orotidine-5'-phosphate decarboxylase → MRNPIIVALDVATAEAALKLAEQLVPVSGGFKVGNELFTIAGPEIVRRLRGMGAPVFLDLKYHDIPNTVGRAVAAAVQLDVQMLTVHTSGGIEMLKAAEKAAQESAWQLGHTPPLVLGVTVLTSLDSGALSQIGLDPNVNRQVRRLANMANQAGLRGLVCSPREVADLRQMLPASTQLVIPGIRSHAVTADDQRRTLSPRDALAQGANWLVIGRPIYAAEDPRAAAEKILKEITE, encoded by the coding sequence ATGAGGAACCCAATTATCGTGGCGCTGGATGTTGCGACGGCTGAAGCGGCGCTGAAATTGGCGGAGCAGCTCGTGCCGGTTTCCGGCGGGTTCAAGGTCGGCAACGAACTGTTCACTATCGCGGGACCCGAGATCGTGCGGCGACTCCGCGGCATGGGCGCGCCGGTGTTCCTCGACCTCAAGTATCACGACATCCCCAACACCGTAGGCCGGGCGGTAGCCGCCGCGGTCCAGTTGGACGTGCAGATGCTCACGGTGCACACCAGTGGCGGAATCGAGATGCTCAAAGCCGCGGAGAAGGCCGCCCAGGAGAGCGCGTGGCAACTGGGCCACACGCCTCCGCTCGTGCTCGGGGTCACGGTCCTGACCAGTTTGGATAGCGGCGCTTTAAGCCAGATCGGTCTTGATCCCAACGTCAACCGCCAGGTGCGGCGCCTGGCCAACATGGCCAACCAGGCCGGACTGCGGGGCCTGGTGTGCTCGCCGCGGGAGGTGGCCGATCTGCGGCAAATGCTGCCGGCCAGCACGCAACTGGTCATCCCCGGCATCCGATCCCACGCCGTCACCGCCGACGACCAGAGGCGAACGCTCAGCCCGCGAGACGCGCTCGCCCAGGGCGCGAACTGGCTGGTGATTGGCCGGCCGATTTACGCCGCCGAGGATCCGCGCGCCGCGGCGGAGAAAATCCTCAAAGAGATTACCGAATAG
- the hisD gene encoding histidinol dehydrogenase, whose product MKITRYTDADFADQVRALTAASSLFDAGIEQRTRAILDEVRVRGDEALLELTARYDGANLGVEQLPVTRAELVAASLKADASLRAAVDEAGGNIAAFARRSRRRDWQTRNSHGAAVGEKFDPFQRVGIYIPGGTAPLVSTALMTVTLAKVAGCPEIVVCTPCGRDGNINPALLFAARAAGATEIYRVGGAQAIAAMAYGTSTIRRVQKIFGPGNAYVVAAKRLVFGHVAIDLLPGPSELLVLADDTANPRFVAADMLAQAEHGTGHERVWLVTTSGRLLKSVEKEITRQGGRLARQQLVSEVLDRNGWLIQVKTLDEAVALANQLAPEHCELMLRNPKKISRRMTTAGAIFLGPYSPTVLGDYVAGPNHTLPTGGAGVSFAGLTIDQFQRRTSLVEYSRAALRKALPAVRKFAELEGLSAHGKSAEVRL is encoded by the coding sequence ATGAAGATCACTCGCTACACCGACGCCGACTTCGCTGACCAGGTGCGCGCCTTGACCGCCGCCTCCAGCTTGTTTGACGCCGGGATCGAGCAGCGGACGCGCGCCATTCTTGACGAGGTCCGGGTGCGCGGCGATGAGGCGTTGCTGGAACTCACCGCGCGATACGATGGCGCCAACCTGGGCGTGGAACAACTGCCTGTTACGCGGGCCGAACTGGTGGCGGCTTCACTCAAAGCGGATGCATCCCTGCGGGCGGCGGTGGACGAGGCGGGGGGAAACATTGCCGCCTTCGCCCGGAGATCCCGGCGCAGGGATTGGCAGACCCGAAACTCGCACGGCGCGGCCGTCGGCGAGAAGTTCGACCCTTTCCAGCGCGTGGGCATCTACATTCCCGGCGGCACTGCTCCGCTGGTCTCGACCGCCCTGATGACGGTCACGCTGGCCAAGGTGGCCGGCTGCCCCGAGATCGTCGTGTGCACCCCCTGCGGCAGAGATGGGAACATCAACCCTGCGCTCCTGTTCGCGGCGCGCGCGGCGGGGGCGACTGAGATTTATCGGGTCGGTGGCGCCCAGGCCATTGCGGCAATGGCTTACGGCACCAGCACGATCCGGCGCGTGCAGAAGATATTCGGCCCCGGCAACGCTTACGTGGTGGCCGCCAAGCGGCTGGTCTTCGGTCACGTCGCCATTGACTTGCTGCCTGGCCCCAGCGAACTGCTCGTCCTCGCTGACGACACCGCCAATCCCAGGTTCGTTGCCGCGGATATGCTGGCGCAAGCGGAACACGGGACAGGGCACGAACGGGTCTGGCTGGTGACCACTTCGGGCAGGCTGCTCAAGTCGGTCGAAAAGGAGATTACGCGCCAGGGCGGCAGGCTGGCCCGGCAACAGCTTGTTTCGGAGGTGCTCGACCGCAACGGCTGGCTTATTCAGGTCAAGACCCTCGACGAGGCGGTAGCTCTGGCGAATCAACTGGCGCCGGAACACTGTGAACTCATGCTGCGCAACCCGAAGAAGATCTCGCGTCGCATGACCACCGCGGGAGCAATCTTCCTCGGACCATACTCGCCCACAGTGCTGGGCGATTATGTCGCCGGCCCCAACCACACCTTGCCCACGGGCGGCGCAGGGGTCTCGTTTGCCGGCCTCACGATTGATCAGTTCCAGCGGCGCACCAGCCTCGTGGAATACAGTCGTGCCGCCCTTCGCAAAGCATTGCCTGCGGTGAGGAAGTTTGCCGAACTGGAGGGCTTAAGCGCGCATGGCAAGAGCGCGGAGGTTCGGCTCTAG
- the hisC gene encoding histidinol-phosphate transaminase, protein MNQPPSGSRGAQTLIRPLVRKLHPYVPGEQPRIKGLIKLNTNENPYPPSPGVLAATRAAVDGRLRLYPNPTAQPLREKLARLHRCRPENIIVGNGSDELLALAVRAFVEPRAGQGTRSSKAVVQFFHPSYSLYPVLADIHGAKSNAAPLGPDFELPSLASLKRAGQWDFCAALSFVTTPNAPSGRGYRTAQLEELCRAQLGVVVLDEAYVDFAREHALALALKYPNVLVARTFSKAYSLCFQRIGYFVGHAELIAALHKIRDSYNVNGLGQVAALATLGQLPYYRANFREIIATRSQLSRELEALGFRVFPSQTNFILVRPPKFAARAWLQKLRDRKVLVRWFSDPSVRDYLRLTIGTPEQAAALVKAIRAIL, encoded by the coding sequence ATGAACCAACCCCCATCCGGTAGCCGCGGCGCGCAGACGCTCATTCGTCCGCTCGTGCGCAAGCTTCACCCCTACGTGCCCGGCGAACAGCCCCGGATCAAGGGCCTGATCAAACTCAACACCAACGAGAATCCGTACCCGCCTTCGCCCGGGGTCCTGGCGGCGACCCGGGCAGCCGTGGACGGGCGGCTGCGGCTCTATCCCAATCCCACGGCCCAACCGCTTCGCGAGAAACTGGCCCGGCTGCACCGCTGTCGTCCGGAGAATATCATTGTCGGCAACGGCTCCGATGAACTGCTGGCCCTGGCCGTGCGGGCGTTTGTCGAACCGCGAGCGGGGCAGGGGACCCGCTCCAGCAAGGCGGTGGTCCAGTTCTTCCATCCCAGCTACTCCCTGTATCCGGTGCTGGCGGACATCCACGGTGCGAAATCCAATGCCGCACCGCTGGGGCCTGATTTCGAGCTTCCCTCCCTTGCCAGCCTGAAGCGCGCCGGCCAATGGGATTTCTGCGCTGCCCTCAGCTTTGTCACCACCCCGAACGCGCCGAGCGGCCGCGGCTACCGCACCGCGCAGTTGGAGGAGCTGTGCCGCGCTCAGCTCGGGGTCGTCGTCCTGGACGAAGCCTACGTGGACTTTGCGCGCGAGCACGCCCTGGCGCTCGCTCTCAAATACCCCAACGTGTTGGTCGCGCGCACGTTCTCGAAGGCCTACTCACTGTGCTTCCAGCGCATTGGGTACTTCGTTGGTCACGCGGAGCTCATCGCCGCCCTTCACAAGATCAGGGACAGCTACAACGTCAATGGTTTGGGCCAGGTTGCCGCGCTTGCCACGCTTGGCCAATTGCCTTACTACCGGGCCAACTTCCGGGAGATCATCGCCACGCGCAGCCAGCTCAGTCGGGAGTTGGAGGCGCTCGGCTTCCGAGTCTTCCCAAGCCAGACCAACTTCATCCTCGTCCGCCCGCCGAAGTTCGCCGCCCGCGCGTGGCTCCAGAAACTGCGCGATCGCAAGGTCCTTGTCCGCTGGTTCAGCGATCCTTCCGTCCGCGACTACCTCCGCCTCACCATTGGCACCCCGGAACAAGCCGCCGCCCTGGTCAAGGCCATCAGGGCCATTCTGTAA